The bacterium genome window below encodes:
- a CDS encoding DUF6531 domain-containing protein: MTRSPRESTLDRLKLVGSFLAMLVVFGCFLVPPAFSDNYNFTGGETAEEEEDEEGEIDPDNQNDCPGKTDPVDVVTGEFILTPEDQHVPGLFIPGARPEISIDLRHSYRSGSPYDSPLGYGWDFAANVRLRQAREPVSPTTEGKLIVSFGNCTTREYFRFANEWYSPTRGDERIVQNGDGSYTMTKPDGRTYDFDSHGLLTRKADRHGNEVLYEWDGAPGVPAKFPLYGRPKFSITDRMLSAIEETAPPGANLEDFKTLIGRDYRLIRVKFPDQAAANDRAVDLRYDPVTGRLDEIEDWTGRIWSYGHDSLGNLTTVSSPPVRTFETLPGGATQVVVEPAVASFAYTDPHDLHNVTEVTSPALQGSSTLFLSQVYDEEGRVTSQTYGDGAGVSLDYTSIPNTTVLTDGNATDWEFEYDPSNFRVLFERVVTRGVRTGEQVGTKYETAYLYDSLGRLTDVTYPESNSTHWEWPLVSGPVEERGNLVYVEERPKPGSTDPPLRTSFQYTTPYQQIETIITPETQTTTFVYDPTTYNLTSIQYPLISGNNDAATIVINSRGQLESFEDSNGNTTRYEYTPDPGNPSLPPDTRYLARVIRAYGSATDEATTSYDPDELGRPTAITTDNGHRTQLLYDELDRLATITRPAPFASQTEERYYDANGNLRQRAMLDSAVILESLTWEYDERDRVEFERNGLANNEIQYFYDGNGNRTGVEDASDYRWTFLFDERDLLYTSTPPAGTTLGPTTFGYHANGTLDDVVDGRGNRTGYGYDPFDRLSSVLHDGDPNSSTDDKEESFEWDMNGDLDLVTTRSGVEVDYVFDNRRRNTFRTIAGGETHSFTYDGAGRMQTAGDSGISIVFGYNERDERTSETVTFLGSGAPTGSRTVEQVIDGAGNRSELIFSNLEDFFLAHDAMERLSQVRAESASAALMTQVFDGRGRRDYRDFSSGVRHDWVFDAAGRVDLIAVYAQHGLPGETILLYRDYELDARGVVESIAFDASPSPASDILTYGHDGARQLTAASFPSAHAATGSPESFQYDAAGNRGGAFVANSLDQYTTVPGSAATVSYDDNGNLDDNGVLDFEWDAESSLTEIRSTQAGPSIATYRHDPFGRRYQKSVAGGDTTWFLWLGEQMIEELDGTGASVKRYVYDSAALAPLFVEDGVAANAELYAVHPDHLGTPAILVDSQEEPVWSSDYRSFGSAIVDENPDGDSVNVSMNLRFPGQYFDSESGLHYNRHRYYDPSSARYVSADPIGQRGGLHLYQYARNSPSQALDPMGLFTFSVGQFTAGGAGAGGQAQLALVADDDGNVGIALTYGVGAEIGAGASTGIVGGLSSADTIFDLEGDSTVTGASAGEGAVAGVDVVDFNSRSGSDEFGVEVQFGLGAGTPVEAHVIPSTTIVEPLFNWKRAIEDLFGDNDDDSLAGQCP; encoded by the coding sequence ATGACTCGTAGCCCGAGGGAATCCACGCTCGATCGCCTGAAGCTCGTAGGATCGTTTCTTGCCATGCTCGTGGTTTTCGGTTGCTTCTTGGTGCCGCCTGCCTTTTCAGACAACTACAACTTTACAGGTGGAGAGACGGCTGAGGAAGAGGAAGACGAAGAGGGTGAGATCGATCCGGACAACCAGAACGACTGCCCAGGAAAGACGGATCCGGTTGACGTCGTCACAGGTGAGTTCATTCTGACGCCGGAAGACCAGCATGTACCCGGACTTTTTATTCCGGGCGCGCGACCAGAGATCTCGATCGATCTTCGGCACAGCTACCGATCGGGTTCGCCGTACGACTCTCCGCTGGGCTACGGGTGGGATTTTGCGGCCAATGTTCGCTTGCGGCAGGCTCGAGAGCCGGTTTCGCCGACAACAGAGGGGAAGCTGATCGTTTCCTTCGGAAACTGCACGACGCGTGAGTATTTCCGCTTCGCGAACGAGTGGTACTCGCCCACTCGCGGAGACGAGCGCATCGTTCAGAACGGTGACGGCAGCTACACGATGACGAAGCCAGATGGTCGAACCTACGACTTCGATTCGCATGGATTGCTTACTCGGAAAGCAGACCGTCACGGCAACGAGGTCCTGTATGAGTGGGACGGGGCGCCGGGTGTGCCTGCGAAGTTCCCGCTCTACGGCCGTCCGAAGTTTTCAATCACGGATCGAATGCTGTCCGCAATCGAGGAGACAGCCCCGCCAGGGGCCAACCTGGAGGATTTCAAGACGCTCATTGGTCGCGACTATCGGTTGATTCGCGTGAAGTTCCCGGACCAGGCTGCAGCGAACGATCGTGCCGTAGATCTTCGATACGATCCCGTCACTGGACGACTGGACGAGATTGAGGACTGGACGGGCCGTATCTGGTCGTACGGACACGACTCGTTGGGCAATTTGACGACGGTGTCCAGCCCCCCGGTCCGGACGTTCGAGACGTTACCTGGCGGGGCGACGCAGGTCGTTGTCGAGCCCGCCGTCGCAAGCTTCGCGTATACCGATCCGCATGATCTCCACAACGTGACCGAAGTTACAAGCCCTGCTTTGCAGGGCTCTAGCACTCTTTTCTTGTCGCAGGTCTACGACGAAGAGGGGCGTGTCACGTCTCAGACCTATGGTGACGGGGCAGGAGTTTCGCTCGACTACACGTCGATTCCGAATACCACCGTGCTCACAGACGGAAACGCTACGGACTGGGAGTTCGAATACGATCCAAGCAACTTCAGAGTTCTGTTCGAGCGAGTTGTTACGCGTGGAGTTCGCACGGGTGAACAGGTTGGTACGAAGTACGAGACAGCGTATCTCTACGATTCGCTAGGTCGTCTAACTGATGTTACGTACCCCGAGAGTAACTCGACGCACTGGGAGTGGCCTCTCGTCTCTGGGCCCGTGGAAGAGCGTGGCAACCTGGTCTACGTCGAGGAGCGGCCCAAACCTGGGAGTACAGACCCGCCTTTGCGCACTTCATTCCAGTACACGACGCCCTACCAGCAAATAGAGACGATCATCACGCCCGAGACCCAGACAACGACGTTCGTATATGACCCGACGACCTACAATTTGACATCGATCCAGTATCCGCTCATTAGCGGCAACAACGACGCCGCGACCATCGTCATCAATTCTCGAGGCCAGCTCGAGTCCTTCGAGGACTCGAACGGGAACACGACGCGGTACGAGTACACGCCGGATCCGGGAAACCCTTCCTTGCCGCCGGATACTCGATATCTGGCGCGAGTGATTCGCGCGTACGGGTCGGCCACCGACGAGGCGACAACGTCTTACGATCCTGACGAGCTCGGGCGTCCGACCGCAATCACCACAGACAACGGGCACCGCACGCAGCTCCTATACGACGAGCTTGACCGCTTGGCGACCATTACGAGACCCGCGCCCTTCGCCTCTCAGACTGAAGAGCGGTACTACGATGCGAACGGGAACTTGAGACAACGCGCAATGCTCGACTCCGCCGTGATTCTCGAGTCATTGACATGGGAGTACGACGAAAGGGACCGAGTTGAGTTCGAACGCAACGGGCTGGCCAACAATGAGATTCAGTACTTCTACGACGGCAACGGCAATCGAACCGGGGTGGAGGATGCTTCTGATTATCGCTGGACGTTCCTATTCGACGAGCGCGACCTTCTGTACACCTCTACTCCTCCGGCGGGAACCACTCTCGGGCCGACGACTTTCGGCTATCACGCGAACGGCACGCTTGACGATGTCGTAGACGGCCGCGGAAACAGGACCGGATACGGGTACGATCCCTTCGATCGGTTGAGCTCGGTCCTGCATGACGGAGATCCCAACTCGTCTACGGACGACAAAGAAGAGTCCTTCGAGTGGGACATGAATGGCGACCTCGATCTAGTCACGACCCGGAGTGGCGTCGAAGTCGATTACGTATTCGACAATCGGCGACGGAACACCTTCCGTACGATCGCTGGAGGCGAGACTCACAGTTTCACTTACGATGGTGCAGGTCGCATGCAGACCGCAGGGGATTCGGGCATCTCGATCGTATTCGGCTACAACGAACGGGATGAGCGGACCAGCGAGACGGTGACCTTCCTCGGCTCGGGCGCACCGACGGGCTCGCGTACCGTCGAGCAGGTCATCGACGGTGCTGGCAATCGCTCCGAGCTCATATTCAGCAATCTCGAGGACTTCTTCCTTGCACATGATGCGATGGAGAGGCTCTCGCAGGTCCGAGCGGAGTCCGCGAGCGCGGCGCTCATGACGCAAGTGTTCGATGGACGTGGGCGCCGCGATTATCGCGACTTCAGCTCTGGAGTACGCCACGACTGGGTTTTTGACGCCGCGGGTCGCGTAGACTTGATCGCGGTCTACGCGCAGCACGGGCTGCCTGGCGAGACGATCCTGCTCTATCGGGACTATGAGTTGGACGCGCGTGGAGTCGTCGAGAGCATCGCGTTCGACGCGAGCCCGTCACCGGCCTCGGATATTCTGACGTACGGCCACGATGGGGCTCGGCAGCTCACAGCGGCCTCCTTCCCTTCTGCGCATGCCGCGACCGGATCGCCGGAGAGCTTCCAGTACGATGCTGCGGGGAATCGGGGCGGCGCATTCGTAGCCAACTCTCTAGATCAGTACACGACCGTTCCGGGTTCTGCTGCGACTGTCAGCTATGACGACAATGGAAACCTCGACGACAACGGCGTTCTCGACTTCGAGTGGGACGCAGAGAGTTCCCTAACCGAGATCAGATCTACGCAGGCCGGTCCGTCAATCGCGACGTATCGACATGACCCGTTCGGGCGCCGATACCAGAAGAGCGTTGCCGGCGGAGACACCACTTGGTTCCTTTGGCTCGGGGAGCAGATGATCGAAGAGCTTGACGGCACTGGCGCTTCGGTCAAGCGCTACGTCTATGATTCTGCAGCGCTGGCACCTCTGTTTGTCGAGGATGGCGTTGCGGCCAATGCGGAACTCTATGCCGTTCATCCGGATCATCTTGGAACTCCGGCCATTCTTGTCGATTCGCAGGAAGAACCTGTCTGGTCCAGTGACTATCGCTCGTTCGGTAGTGCCATTGTCGATGAGAACCCTGACGGGGACTCAGTTAATGTCTCGATGAACCTCCGATTCCCAGGTCAGTACTTCGACTCCGAGAGCGGACTTCACTACAACCGTCATCGATACTACGACCCCAGTTCAGCTCGGTACGTTAGTGCGGATCCGATTGGTCAACGTGGAGGTCTGCACCTTTATCAGTATGCAAGGAACAGTCCTAGTCAGGCGCTTGACCCGATGGGGCTCTTTACATTTAGCGTGGGGCAGTTTACGGCGGGCGGCGCAGGCGCGGGCGGACAGGCGCAGCTTGCGCTCGTTGCTGACGACGACGGAAACGTCGGAATAGCACTTACCTACGGCGTAGGGGCAGAAATCGGTGCCGGCGCATCCACTGGCATTGTGGGCGGTCTTTCAAGCGCGGACACGATTTTCGATCTAGAAGGCGATTCGACCGTAACGGGAGCGTCTGCAGGCGAGGGAGCGGTAGCTGGAGTCGACGTCGTCGATTTCAACTCCCGCAGTGGCTCCGACGAGTTCGGTGTCGAGGTTCAATTCGGGTTGGGGGCCGGCACCCCTGTCGAAGCACATGTCATTCCATCGACTACGATCGTCGAGCCCCTCTTTAACTGGAAGCGCGCGATAGAGGATCTCTTTGGTGACAATGACGACGATTCGTTGGCGGGGCAGTGTCCGTGA
- a CDS encoding rhodanese-like domain-containing protein has product MIRIGQSKHRAAIAAISSALLLLSAVAHASDVGGVSRTPLLSPQAIVERIQAGEKIQFVDVREPQEYAEGHIPGAVNIPEREFAARVDEIDRSALVIPYCNMDFRGFMAVKALRGLGISDVALMQERGINGWRASGLPVAGPETGLTDIDASAQIGEADAEVLLGENFRQRAEPTGVTHRITMTASEWYFEPNDLSVEPGDRLEIELTSTKGNHYFVQPDYEVGVELPEGETRTVSFIADISGDFRFGSCEWDGTDLQVMKGRLRVRSEVNRDDS; this is encoded by the coding sequence ATGATCCGAATCGGCCAATCCAAGCATCGTGCGGCGATCGCAGCGATCTCCTCCGCATTGCTTCTCCTCTCCGCGGTGGCGCACGCCTCCGATGTGGGCGGCGTGAGTCGAACTCCGCTGCTCTCGCCCCAAGCGATCGTCGAGCGGATTCAGGCGGGGGAGAAGATCCAGTTCGTTGATGTGCGAGAGCCTCAAGAGTACGCCGAAGGACATATTCCTGGTGCGGTGAACATTCCGGAGCGCGAGTTCGCGGCGAGAGTCGATGAGATCGATCGGTCAGCGCTCGTAATCCCGTACTGCAACATGGACTTTCGAGGTTTCATGGCCGTGAAAGCGCTTCGAGGCCTCGGGATATCCGATGTCGCACTAATGCAGGAGCGCGGAATCAACGGATGGCGCGCGTCGGGCCTTCCGGTTGCTGGCCCTGAGACCGGGCTGACCGACATTGACGCCTCGGCACAGATCGGGGAGGCGGATGCCGAGGTGCTGCTCGGGGAGAACTTCCGGCAGCGAGCTGAGCCGACCGGAGTGACCCACCGGATTACGATGACGGCGAGTGAGTGGTACTTCGAGCCGAACGATCTGAGTGTGGAGCCGGGGGATCGTTTGGAGATCGAGCTGACCTCGACGAAGGGCAATCACTACTTCGTCCAGCCGGACTATGAAGTCGGAGTTGAGCTTCCGGAAGGGGAGACGAGAACGGTCTCTTTCATTGCGGACATATCAGGCGACTTCAGGTTCGGCAGCTGCGAATGGGATGGGACAGACCTGCAGGTGATGAAGGGGCGGTTGCGGGTTCGGTCGGAGGTGAACCGCGATGACTCGTAG